The segment TTTGGCTACTATCGCTATTGCAGTTATCCCTTTCTCTATAAGCCTTTCTCCTGCTTCAATTAAAGTATCGGGATTTTCAATCAAACCTTCGCTTATACCTTGTAATTCAGACTCAATAACTATTCCTAGCGGTTCTTTTGTTAAAACATATGAATCAACATCAATCCCTAAAGTTGCGACACAAGCATCTGCGGCTTGTAAATGTCTCATTAATATTTCATGTTCAATACTTGAATCAAAAATTATTCCAATTTTCTGCTGTTTTACACTTTTGAGACCAATTTCTCCTTTAGCAAATCGATCTAAACTATAACCTTCCACGTAAAAAATATCTTTATTCTGTTCAGAAAGAGATCCCCCATTCATGACATTTGGATGAGTAATTAAACATCCACTCGCAGATGCTAATAATTTTGCAGCAGGAAGGGCATCACCAGCGAATCCTCCTATTTCACATCCAATTCCTGTTGGAATAATAAATATTGTGGGGGATATTGACATTGAATTATATTTTTGAATTCACTGGATTTACTAAAACAGCCTTAATTCTTATTTTTTTTATATTAAGGGACTCTACTGAATCTTTAATATCTTCGATAGACCATCTTATAACTTCCCCTTTTTTCATAAGATTTTCAGTAATAAATCTCCTCAAATGAATAATGTTTTTTGATCCTGGCCAATCTAAATAAAAATCAACCTTTTTTAAGTTCATATTTGATATTTACCAAATTGATTATTATATAGATTATCTTCAACTTCATCGCCGATAATAATATGTAGATCAGATTTTGGATACGCAACACATAAAAGAGCAAAACCCTTTTCCTTCAAATCATCATTTAAACCCATTGCATCCTCTTGTTCAACTGATCCATCAATCACCATTGAGGCGCAGCTTGTACATACTCCCGAACAACAACTACTTGGTAAATCAATTCCATTAGCTTTAGCAGCAGATATTATATCTTGATCTTCAGGACATAAAAAAACATACGTCTTTTTTTCTAATTCAACTTTTATATTATATTCCGACATTTTTAAAGATTCCGCTAGACTGCTGAACCTCCAACTACTTCAAGTATTTCCTGAGTTATAGCAGCTTGTCTTGCTTTGTTATAGGTAAGGTTTAGAGTACTTGCTAATTCTTTAGCATTATCACTCGCATTATTCATAGCTGTCATTCTACAGGCAAGTTCTGAAGCAGCTGACTCTTGCAGCGCTCTAAGAATCTGATTCTGTAAGTACAAAGGTAATAAGGAATCTAATAACTGATCAGGACTTTGTTCAAAAACAATATCAGAAGGTAATTTATCTGAATCATTCTTTTCTATATTTGATTTTTCAACGAGTAACTTACTATTTTTTGTAGTTAATCTAAAAATCTCATCATTATCCTCAGCAATTCCTTGAGGATCTAATGGCAACAATGTTTGCACAACTGGGGCACAACTCACGAGAGTGATGAATTTGGTATATATAATCTCTACCCTATCTGAGTTTTCTGATAAAAATTCGGCTAAGACATCATTAGTTATTCCTTCAGAATCTATAGCTGTTGGTACTTGTTCTAGCTCTTTGAATGTACTTTTTATTACGTATCTATCTTTCCTATTTTGGAAATAACCTATTGCCTTTTTGCCAACTAAAATCAAGTTAGGTTCATAACCTTGTTTGATCAACTCTGCGTACCTAATTTCAACCTTTTTAATTATGTTCGTATTGTATCCCCCACATAAACCTCTATCGGCAGTTATGCAAACTAAGGAGATTTTTTTTACGTTCCTTTTGGATAACAGAGGAGAATCTACAGCTTCAAACTGAACCCTAGATTGAATATTCTCGAGGACACGGGCAAGTTTGTCAGCGAAAGGTCTACTTTTTAGTACTTGATCTTGTGCTCTCCTCACCTTTGCAGCCGCAACTAATCTCATGGCTTCTGTTATTTTTCTAGTATTTTTAACAGAAACAATTCGATCTCTGATTTCTTTAAGATTTGCCATGATATCTCCTTAGAATAAATTTAAACTGTGGCAAGCATTGAGGATTTAACTTCTTTTATTACCTCTTTTAAAGTTGTTTCTAAGCCTTCATTAAGTTTCTTCTCTTTAAGAATCTCCTCAATAAATTCCGCTTTATTTAACTTGAGGTATTCTCTAAGTTCAGCAGCAAATTTTGTTACATCTTCAACAGGTACCTCGTCAATAAGCCCCTTAACACCTGCATAGACAACTGCAACTTGTTCAGCAAGATTTAACGGTGAGAATTGTGCTTGTTTTAGCAATTCTCTTAATCTTTTACCTCTTTCAAGTTGTTGCTGAGTAGCCTCATCGAGATCAGAAGCGAACTGAGAAAATGCTGCTAATTCATCAAATTGAGCTAATTCTAATTTTAGTGTTCCAGCAATCTTCTTAATTGCTTTTGTTTGTGCAGCTCCACCAACTCTACTAACTGAAATACCAACATTTATTGCAGGTCTTAAGCCTGAGTTAAATAAATCTGCGCTTAAGAAAATTTGTCCATCAGTAATTGATATGACATTTGTTGGAATATATGCTGAGACATCTCCAGCTTGAGTTTCAATAATTGGCAAAGCTGTCATTGATCCACCACCCATATCGTCTGATAATTTTGCTGCCCTTTCAAGTAATCTGCTATGACAATAAAAAACATCTCCAGGATAAGCTTCTCTTCCTGGTGGCCTTCTCAAAAGAAGAGACATTTGTCTGTAAGCTTGTGCCTGCTTAGTTAAATCATCATAAATAACAAGAGTAGCTTTGCCTTGGTACATGAAATGCTCAGCTATTGCAGCTCCAGTGTAAGGAGCTAAATACTGTAAAGCTGCCGCTTCAGAGGCTCCAGCACTTACCACAACAGTATATTCAAGAGCTCCTTTTTCTCTTAAAACTTCAACAACGTTTGCTACTGATGCAGATTTCTGACCAATCGCTACATAGACGCAGACTACGTCTTGGCCTTTTTGATTAATTATCGTATCAATTGCGATAGCAGTTTTTCCAGTTTGCCTATCTCCAATAATCAATTCTCTTTGACCTCTCCCCACAGGTATCATCGCATCTATAGAAGTGATACCAGTTTGCATAGGTTCATGCACTGATCTCCTCTTAATTATTCCTGGAGCCATTTCTTCAATAAGTCTATTATCACTTGTCGGAATCTCACCTTTTCCATCTATTGGCTGCCCTAAAGGGTTAACAACTCTCCCCTTCATAGCTTCTCCGACTGGGACAGATGCTATTTTTCCTGTTGATTTTACATTACTTCCTTCTTGTACACCCAAAGCTTCACCCATCAAAACTGCACCGACATTATCGTCTTCAAGATTAAGAG is part of the Prochlorococcus marinus subsp. pastoris str. CCMP1986 genome and harbors:
- a CDS encoding 2Fe-2S iron-sulfur cluster-binding protein, with the translated sequence MSEYNIKVELEKKTYVFLCPEDQDIISAAKANGIDLPSSCCSGVCTSCASMVIDGSVEQEDAMGLNDDLKEKGFALLCVAYPKSDLHIIIGDEVEDNLYNNQFGKYQI
- a CDS encoding F0F1 ATP synthase subunit gamma codes for the protein MANLKEIRDRIVSVKNTRKITEAMRLVAAAKVRRAQDQVLKSRPFADKLARVLENIQSRVQFEAVDSPLLSKRNVKKISLVCITADRGLCGGYNTNIIKKVEIRYAELIKQGYEPNLILVGKKAIGYFQNRKDRYVIKSTFKELEQVPTAIDSEGITNDVLAEFLSENSDRVEIIYTKFITLVSCAPVVQTLLPLDPQGIAEDNDEIFRLTTKNSKLLVEKSNIEKNDSDKLPSDIVFEQSPDQLLDSLLPLYLQNQILRALQESAASELACRMTAMNNASDNAKELASTLNLTYNKARQAAITQEILEVVGGSAV
- the atpA gene encoding F0F1 ATP synthase subunit alpha encodes the protein MVSIRPDEISSILKQQITDYDQSVNVSNVGTVLQIGDGIARIYGLDQVMAGELLEFEDGTEGIALNLEDDNVGAVLMGEALGVQEGSNVKSTGKIASVPVGEAMKGRVVNPLGQPIDGKGEIPTSDNRLIEEMAPGIIKRRSVHEPMQTGITSIDAMIPVGRGQRELIIGDRQTGKTAIAIDTIINQKGQDVVCVYVAIGQKSASVANVVEVLREKGALEYTVVVSAGASEAAALQYLAPYTGAAIAEHFMYQGKATLVIYDDLTKQAQAYRQMSLLLRRPPGREAYPGDVFYCHSRLLERAAKLSDDMGGGSMTALPIIETQAGDVSAYIPTNVISITDGQIFLSADLFNSGLRPAINVGISVSRVGGAAQTKAIKKIAGTLKLELAQFDELAAFSQFASDLDEATQQQLERGKRLRELLKQAQFSPLNLAEQVAVVYAGVKGLIDEVPVEDVTKFAAELREYLKLNKAEFIEEILKEKKLNEGLETTLKEVIKEVKSSMLATV